In Streptomyces sp. NBC_01551, one DNA window encodes the following:
- a CDS encoding methylmalonyl-CoA mutase family protein, with amino-acid sequence MTVLPDDGLSLAAEFPDATHEQWQRLVEGVLRKSGKEVSGEAAEDALSTQLEDGLSTRPLYTARENAADTGFPGFAPFVRGGRPEGTSVSGWDVRQLLAGTDPVRVNEAALADLENGTTSLWLTVGRTGLPADGLGRALEGVYLDLAPVALDAGADYAEAARALLALYAEREVAPDAARASLGADPLGHEARTGEALDLAEAAALARETAGAWPHVRTLTVDALPYHEAGGSAAEELGLSLATGVAYLRALTDGGLGIEAALGQLEFRYAATADQFLTISKLRAARRLWARVAEACGAPEAGAQRQHAVTSPVMMTRRDPWVNMLRTTVACMAAGVGGADSVTVLPFDNELGLPDAFARRVARNTSTILLEESHLARVIDPAGGSYYVERLTAELADAAWEFFQTVEKAGGLPEALRSGLVAERLATTWAARSKKLAKRREPITGVSEFPLLSEKPVVREPAPAAPTGGLPRVRRDEAYEALRARSDAHLTATGNRPRIFLAALGPAAAHTARATFASNLFQAGGIEPVHDPVSVDPATAAEAYAASGADGMAVLCSSDALYEEQAEAVAAALRSAGATTLFLAGKPGTAQASVDEYVFAGCDAVAVLSSVLDRMGVAS; translated from the coding sequence ATGACGGTCCTGCCTGATGACGGGCTTTCCCTGGCCGCCGAGTTCCCTGACGCGACACATGAGCAGTGGCAGCGCCTGGTTGAAGGCGTACTGCGCAAGTCGGGCAAGGAAGTATCCGGCGAGGCAGCTGAAGACGCGTTGTCCACCCAGCTAGAGGACGGGCTCAGCACCCGCCCGCTCTACACCGCGCGCGAGAACGCCGCCGACACCGGTTTCCCCGGGTTCGCCCCCTTTGTACGGGGCGGCCGGCCCGAGGGCACCTCCGTCTCCGGCTGGGACGTGCGCCAGCTGCTCGCGGGCACCGACCCCGTACGGGTGAACGAGGCGGCCCTCGCCGACCTCGAGAACGGCACCACCTCGCTGTGGCTCACCGTCGGCCGGACGGGTCTTCCCGCCGACGGCCTCGGGCGCGCCCTCGAAGGGGTCTACCTCGACCTCGCACCCGTCGCCCTCGACGCCGGGGCCGACTACGCCGAGGCCGCCCGCGCGCTGCTGGCCCTGTACGCGGAGCGCGAGGTCGCCCCCGACGCCGCCCGCGCCTCGCTCGGCGCCGACCCGCTGGGCCACGAGGCCCGCACGGGTGAGGCCCTGGACCTCGCCGAGGCCGCCGCCCTGGCCCGCGAGACGGCCGGCGCCTGGCCGCACGTACGCACCCTGACGGTGGACGCCCTGCCGTACCACGAGGCCGGCGGCAGCGCCGCCGAGGAGCTGGGGCTGTCCCTGGCCACCGGCGTCGCGTACCTGCGCGCCCTCACGGACGGCGGGCTCGGCATCGAAGCGGCCCTCGGCCAGCTGGAGTTCCGCTACGCCGCGACCGCCGACCAGTTCCTCACCATCTCCAAGCTGCGCGCCGCCCGCCGCCTGTGGGCCCGCGTCGCCGAGGCCTGCGGGGCCCCCGAGGCCGGCGCCCAGCGCCAGCACGCCGTCACCTCGCCGGTGATGATGACGCGGCGCGACCCCTGGGTGAACATGCTCCGCACCACCGTCGCCTGCATGGCGGCCGGCGTGGGCGGCGCGGACTCGGTGACCGTGCTCCCCTTCGACAACGAGCTCGGCCTGCCGGACGCCTTCGCGCGCCGCGTCGCCCGCAACACCTCCACCATCCTGCTGGAGGAGTCGCACCTCGCCCGGGTCATCGACCCGGCGGGCGGCTCGTACTACGTGGAGCGCCTCACCGCCGAACTCGCCGACGCCGCCTGGGAGTTCTTCCAGACGGTGGAGAAGGCGGGCGGCCTGCCCGAGGCCCTGCGCTCCGGCCTGGTCGCGGAGCGCCTCGCCACCACCTGGGCGGCCCGCTCCAAGAAGCTGGCCAAGCGCCGCGAACCGATCACCGGCGTCAGCGAGTTCCCGCTGCTGTCCGAGAAGCCCGTCGTCCGCGAGCCCGCGCCCGCCGCGCCGACCGGCGGACTGCCGCGGGTACGGCGTGACGAGGCGTACGAGGCGCTGCGCGCCCGCAGCGACGCGCACCTGACGGCGACCGGGAACCGCCCGCGGATCTTCCTCGCCGCGCTGGGCCCGGCGGCCGCGCACACCGCGCGGGCCACCTTCGCCTCGAACCTGTTCCAGGCCGGCGGCATCGAGCCCGTGCACGACCCGGTGTCCGTGGACCCGGCGACGGCCGCCGAGGCGTACGCCGCCAGCGGCGCGGACGGGATGGCCGTGCTGTGCTCCAGTGACGCGCTGTACGAGGAGCAGGCCGAGGCCGTGGCCGCGGCGCTGCGCTCGGCGGGCGCCACGACCCTGTTCCTCGCCGGCAAGCCGGGCACCGCCCAGGCCTCCGTGGACGAGTACGTCTTCGCGGGCTGCGACGCGGTCGCCGTGCTGTCCTCCGTACTCGACCGGATGGGAGTCGCGTCTTGA
- a CDS encoding ROK family transcriptional regulator — protein sequence MPPDTSPTPRMAGDSRASANAAAVLRAVLEHGPVARSGIPPLCGLSPAAVSRQTTGLLRAGLLRELPGPAGGLGRPLVPLDVNTGAVSGPVTAGLHIGVPASTFSLVDLRGQVLARRSMPHEGRRPDRLPQQIAEQLRRFLTEFDTGHRPLLGVGAALGGWVRPDEGTVVRHEALGWHDRPLAAELSDALGLPVHIDNHARAVAGAEILFGHPDACRSLVHLFIGNVVDAAFGIGGTVHQGPGAAAGDVAHLPVPGSRTPCPCGRTGCLQATASDTVLGAEAVRRGIVPEPSVGLLVDAAATGDPRADRLLRERARAVGRAAALLLDVFNPAVMVITELSSVLHDGYLEEIREAAASASPTASPSEGRTGGPTTPAPAPSRIATPHAGPAVLPCAAATVLLGPLFRDPSRLS from the coding sequence CGACAGCAGGGCCTCCGCCAACGCCGCCGCCGTGCTGCGGGCCGTACTGGAGCACGGCCCCGTGGCCCGCAGCGGGATCCCGCCGCTGTGCGGGCTGAGCCCCGCGGCCGTGTCGCGGCAGACCACCGGCCTGCTCCGCGCCGGACTGCTGCGCGAGCTGCCCGGGCCCGCCGGCGGCCTGGGACGCCCGCTGGTACCGCTCGACGTCAACACCGGCGCCGTCTCCGGGCCCGTCACCGCCGGGCTCCACATCGGCGTGCCCGCCTCCACCTTCAGCCTCGTCGACCTCCGCGGCCAGGTCCTCGCACGCCGCTCCATGCCGCACGAGGGACGGCGTCCGGACCGGTTGCCGCAGCAGATCGCGGAGCAACTCCGCCGCTTCCTGACCGAGTTCGACACCGGCCACCGCCCCCTCCTCGGCGTCGGCGCGGCCCTCGGCGGCTGGGTGCGCCCCGACGAAGGCACCGTCGTACGCCACGAGGCACTCGGCTGGCACGACCGCCCCCTGGCCGCCGAGCTGTCCGACGCCCTCGGACTCCCCGTCCACATCGACAACCACGCCCGCGCCGTCGCCGGCGCCGAGATCCTGTTCGGGCACCCCGACGCCTGCCGCAGCCTCGTCCACCTCTTCATCGGCAACGTCGTCGACGCCGCCTTCGGCATCGGGGGCACCGTCCACCAGGGCCCCGGCGCCGCCGCCGGGGACGTGGCCCACCTCCCGGTCCCCGGGTCCCGCACGCCCTGCCCGTGCGGACGCACCGGCTGCCTGCAGGCCACCGCCTCCGACACCGTGCTCGGCGCCGAGGCCGTACGCCGCGGGATCGTCCCCGAACCCTCGGTCGGCCTGCTGGTCGACGCCGCCGCGACCGGCGACCCCCGCGCGGACCGGCTGCTGCGCGAGCGCGCCCGAGCCGTCGGCCGGGCCGCCGCCCTGCTGCTGGACGTCTTCAACCCCGCCGTGATGGTGATCACGGAACTCTCCAGCGTGCTCCACGACGGCTACCTGGAGGAGATCCGCGAGGCGGCCGCGTCGGCGTCACCGACGGCTTCACCGTCGGAGGGTCGGACGGGGGGTCCCACCACACCCGCCCCCGCACCGTCCCGGATCGCCACCCCCCACGCCGGCCCCGCCGTCCTCCCGTGCGCCGCGGCGACCGTGCTGCTGGGTCCGCTCTTCCGTGACCCCTCCCGCCTCAGTTGA